CGAGGCGCTCAACGCCCGCCGCGGCGAGGAGTTCGGCTCGATGCGGCTGGAACTGGCCCGCACGGAGCGGCTGCGTACCGATGACGCCGTGGTGCCCCGGGACATCGTCGCCGTGGGGGACGTGCTGCTCTTCGGCTACAACGCCGTCCCGAGCCGCGGGGCGGACACCGGCGTGGGCGAGGCCCTGGCCCTGCACGACCGCACCCTTGTGCGACTGCCCGACGACGCCGTGCCCGGCCTGCTCGACGACCCGTCCTTCGTCCGGGAGTTCGCGGCCCTGCACCGCTACTACCGTCAGGCCCGTCTCCTGCAACTGCGTCTCGTCGAAGGCAAGGTGCTCGCCGTCTTCCAGACCGGCGAGAAGACGGACGACATCCGCGTCCTGCGGTGGTCCCTGTCCGGCGACGGCCGGGCCACGTTCCTGGACGCACGGGGCGACCGTGACCACGTCCTGCCGCCCTCCCACGACGTCGACTGGACGCCGGCCACCCGCGACGACCACGTCCTCGGCCGCCATCCCCATGTCTCCGTCGACGGCGAGGTGTTCGTCTCCACGGTCGGCGGCACGCTCACCGTCAAGACCGATGACGACACCGAGACCGCTGAGGGCATGTACAGCGAGCCGGTCGACGAGCCGCTCCAGTCCCTCGCGGACGCGGACATCGCCCACGCGCGCGTGGGCGCCCTGATCCTGCTGCGCATCCGCCCCTACAAGGAGGACACCGACCGCCATCTGGTGTACAACACCCGCACCGGAGCCGTCGTACGTCTCGACGACATCGGCAGGGGCTGCCGCCGCCTGCCGGACGATCAGGGCATCGTCTTCCCCGGCGGCTACTGCCTGGCCACCGGTACCTACAAGACGTACGAACGTGACACGGCGGAGCTGGAGTTCGAGCGGGAGATCCGCTCACCGAACGGCGAGGACGTGCTCTACGCCTTCCATGCACGCGCGGAGGGCCGCAGCCTCCTCCTGCCGTACAACACGATCCGCAAGGAGATGGCCGCCCCGCTGTCCTGCCACGGCTGGGCACTCCTCGACGACGGCGCGCTCGTGGTCCTGCGCGCCGACGGTGGCGAACCACAGCGGGTCCACCCCGCGCAGCTGTGGCACTCCCCGTACGTCTCCGACACCCATGCCGCCGCCCAGCCCGTCGGCACCGGCCCACTGGGCCGCGTCGGCAACGCCGACCTGGTGCGCGGCATCTCCGACTGCCTGTCCATCACCGGGGCCGTCGCCGACACGACCCCCACCCGCGAGATGTACGAGGCGCTGGTGGCCGCCTGCGTCCGGACGGCGGACACTCACCACTGGCTGACCGACCCCCAACTCGGCGACCTCCAGACCCCGCTGGCACAGGTGCGCGCCACGGCGGAGCAGGTCCTGGCCGAGTTCGAGACCGTCCAGGCCCTGACCCGGCAGGCCGCCGACGCGCTCGACGAGGCCGCCGCGCGGGTCGCCGCAGTCGTACGCGGGTTGCGGGGTCAGGCGCCGCGTGGAGCCGCCGCCTGGGTGACCGGGCTGACGGAGCTCCGCCAGGCGCAGGGTCACCTACTGACCCTCAAGGAGATGCGGTACGCGGACACCGCACGCATCGACGCACTCGCCTCCGACACCGAGGCCGATCTGACCGTCTTCGGGCAGCGGGCCGTCGCCCACCTGGCACGCGAGGACGCCTTCGCCGACCACCACACGGACGTCGAGCGGCTCATCGAGGACACCGAGGCCGTCGCCACCGTCGCAGAGACCGGGTCCATGATGGCCCGCCTCGACGAGCTGGCCGAAGGGATGAGCGCGGTGACCGAGGTGGTCGCCGGTCTCGACATCGGTGACGCCACGGTCCGTACGGCCGTACTGGAGCGCATCGCCGAGGTCCTCGGCGGAGTCAACCGGGCGCGCGCCATCCTCGAAACCCGCCGACGCTCTCTCCTCGACCAGGAGAGCCGGGCGGGGTTCGCCGCCGAGCTCGCGGTGCTGGGCCAGGCCGTCGCCGGGGCCCTCGCCGCGGCCGGCAGCCCCGACGCGTGCGACGAGCAGCTCGCCCGCCTATTGGCCCAGGTGGAGAGCCTCCAATCCAGGTTCGCCGAGTTCGACGACTTCCTCGACGTCCTCGCGGACAAACGCGACGGGATCCACGAGGCGTTCTCCACGCGCAAGCAGACCCTGGCCGACACCCGCGCCCGTCAAGCCGAACGCCTGGCCGACTCCGCGGCCCGCGTCCTCGCCACCGTGGCCCGCCGGGCCGCCACCCAGACGGACGCGGACGCGGTCACCGCCTACTTCACCTCCGATCCGATGCCCGCCAAGGTCCGCCGCATCGCCGACGAACTGCGCGACCTCGGCGACCAGGTGCGGGCCGAGGAACTGGACGGCCGCCTCAAGGCCGCCCGGCAAGAGGCACTTCGCACCCTGCGCGACCGCACCGAGCTGTACTCCGACGACGGCCGCGCCCTACACCTGGGCCACCACCGCTTCGCCGTGAACACCCAGCCACTCGAGCTCACCCTGGTCCCCCACGGCGACGGCCTGGCCTTCGCGGTGACCGGCACCGACTACCGCTCCCCGGTCACCGACGCCGACTTCACCACCACCCGCCGGTACTGGGACCGCCCCCTGCCCTCGGAGTCGCCCGAGGTCTACCGCGCCGAGCATCTCGCCGCCCGCCTGCTGGATGAACACGGTCCTGAGGTCCTGGCGGAGACCGACCTGCCCACCCTCGTGCGCCAGGCGGCAGAGACGGCGTACGACGAGGGCTACGAACGCGGGGTCCACGACCACGACGCGACAACGATCCTCACCGCGCTCCTGCGCCTGCACGACGAGGCGGGACTGCTCCGCCACGAGCCCGTCGCCCGGGCCGGTGCCCAGCTGTTCTGGGCGCACGGGACGACGGCCGCGGCGCGCGACAGCTGGACGAGGCGTGCGGTGTCGCTGGCGCGGGCGAGGGACACCTTCGGCCTTGCGCCCGCCATCGCCGACCTGCGGGCGGAGCTGGCGGAAGCGATCGGAGGCGAGCACGCGGGCAGCGCCGCCGCCTACCTGTTCGAGGAGCTGACCACCGGACCCGGCGGCTTCGTCATCAGCGCCGGCACCCGCACGTTGCTCGACAAGTTCCGCCGCACCGTGGGCACGTCCGCCTACGACGACGACCTCATGGCGCTCGACGACCTGGCTGCCCGCAAGCAGCTCGTCGAGGCATGGCTCTCCTCGTACACCTCCTCCACCGGCCTGGACGTCCCGCCCGGCGACCTGGCCGAGGCGGTGGCCGCCGAGCTCTGCCCGGATCTGGTCCGGTACGAGTCCGACGCCGCACTGACCGAGACCGTCGAGGGATTGCTGGGCACGCACCCACGCATCACGGGTGGCACGCTCACCGTCCGCGTGGACGAACTCCTCGCCCGCACACGGCACTTCCACCTGCACGAGCTCCCCGCCCACCGCGCGTACCAGCGTCACCGGACAGCCCTGGTGGCCGCCGAGCGCACGCGGATCCGCCTGGACGAGTACCGCCCGCGCGTGATGTCCGCGTTCGTGCGGAGCAAGGTCATCGACGAGGTCTACCTCCCCCTCATCGGCGACAACCTCGCCAAGCAGCTCGGCACCACGGGCGAGAGCAGGCGCACCGACACCGGCGGCCTGCTCCTGCTGATCTCCCCGCCCGGCTACGGCAAGACGACCCTCATGGAGTACGTCGCCGACCGGCTCGGCCTGCTCCTGGTGAAGGTCGATGGTCCGGCACTGGGCCACGCCGTCACCTCACTCGACCCCGCCGAGGCGCCGAACGCCACTGCCCGTCAGGAGGTCGAGAAGATCAACTTCGCGCTGGAGGCGGGCAACAACACCCTCCTGTACCTGGACGACATCCAGCACACCTCCCCGGAGCTGCTGCAGAAGTTCATCCCGCTGTGCGACACCACCCGCCGGATGGAAGGCGTGCGGGACGGCGAGCCGCGCACCTACGATCTGCGCGGCAAGCGGTTCGCCGTATGCATGGCAGGCAACCCCTACACCGAGTCCGGCAGCCACTTCCGCGTGCCCGACATGCTCGCCAACCGGGCCGATGTCTGGAACCTCGGCGACGTCCTGACGGGTAGGGAGGACGCCTTCGCGCTCAGCTTCATCGAGAACGCCCTGACGTCGAACCCGGTGCTCGCTCCACTGGCCGGCCGCGAGCGTACCGACCTGGACCTCCTCCTCCGCCTGGCTGAAGGCGACGGGTCGTCCCGTGCCGACCGCCTCACCCACCCGTACGCCCCCGCCGAGCTGGAGCGGATCCTGGCCGTTCTGCGCCACCTGCTCACCGCCCGGCAGACGGTCCTGGCGGTGAACGCGGCCTACATCGCCTCGGCGGCCCAGTCGGACGCGACCCGAACCGAACCGCCCATCCAACTGCAGGGCTCCTACCGCAACATGAACAAGATCGCCCAGCGCATCCAGCCCGTCATGAACGACACCGAGCTCGCCGCGCTGATCGACGACCACTACACCGCCGAGGCGCAGACCCTGACCAGCGGCGCCGAGGCCAACCTGCTGAAGCTCGGCGAACTGCGCGGCACGTTGACGGCGCACCAGGCGTCGAGGTGGGCGGAGGTGAAGGCTGCCTACGTCCGCTCCCAAGCCCTCGGTGGTCCTGAGGACGCGCCCCTGTCCCGCGCGGTCGCTGCGCTCGGCCTGCTCGCCGACCGGATCGCCGCGATCGAGACGGCGATCGACCGGGCTGCCGACCCACGCCATGTGTCGGCGAACTCCCAGGCCCGTCATGCGGCGGGGAGGCAGGACCACTGACATGGGTGCTTTCGGCGGTACGTCGGGGCAGGCCGGGCATCACGGACTGCCCAACCGATGGATCGGCCTCGACGCCGCTGCCCGGCGCAGAAACTGGTGGTGGACCGGCGTCTTGACGCTCGTCTTCGCCGGCCTCGCGGTGGCGGTGGCGCCGACCGAGCCGACGGAACGATCGCGGTGGACCGGCGGGGTAGGCGCCTGCTGGCTCGGCTCGCTCTACTGCATGATCAACCGCGGATATGGCCGAACGCTTCTGACCTCCAGCGGCATGGAGCCCCGCCTTCGTCGGCCACACATCGATCCGGTGGGACGAGATCGTCCGGATCGAGCCACGGAGCCACCTGACGCGCGGCGGGAGGTGCGCGCCGTCCGGGTCCAGGGACGATCACTTCATGGACGTGCGATGCAGCGGGTGTCATGATCACGACGTCGTCGGGCGTCGGCCCGGTACGCAGGGGAGAAACCGTGAAGCTGTACCTCGCCGTGCCCCTTGTCCTGGTGGCGCTGCTCATCGCCGCCTCCGGCGTTGCGGCGGTGACCAGCGGCTGGGTGCTTCCCATGAACCGGCGCCATGTTCGCGCGCCGCGGATGTATGGATGGGGTCAGCTGGTGGTGGCCTTTGCGCTGTGCTGGCAGCTGGTTTTCGGGTTGATGATCGGCGATTCCGGTGCTCGGCCGTCGGGAACGCTGATCGGCGCCGGAATTCTCCTAGCCGGCCTCATCGTCATGATGGTGGGTCAGCTCGGCGGTGGTGACCAGAAGGGCGGCTGAACACCGTGAACCCTGTCCGAGCGGTCATGTTCGGAGCCGGATGACAAGGGCAGTGGCTGGGGTGGGCCCAAGGAAGACGTAGCAACAAGACACGGTGGTGGAGGTGCCCAGGACTTCGGGGTCCAGACCGGGTGCGGCGAGGGCGGCGGCCTGGTCGAGGCGTTCTTCCAGGTGCCGGCCGGTTTGCGGTTGTAGAGCTTGATCACCAGGCGCAGTCGGGGGTTGAGCCGGCGGGCGGCGAGGGCCGCGCGTGCCGAGCGTCGGCCCATGACCTGGCGGCGACCAGGAGACCGGCGAGCAGAGCTCATGCCACCACGCCGTTCCCGCCGTACGGCCAGCCCAGGGCGCCGACGACGAGAGCTGTCAGTGCACCGCCGGCCCATGCGACCCCGTCCGTGACAAAGGCCCACTCCCGTTGCGCGCTGCCGGGGTCGCGCAGCTGCATCACCGCGGTCTTGATGACCAGGACCGCAAGGAGAATCAGCGCTGTGGCGAGCGAAGGTTCCACACCCCACCCCTCCGCACGTCAGCGTTCGGTGGTGGCGTCGACTTGGTAGACGTCGGGGATGCCGTCGTGGTCGTCGTCGCGGTTCTCCTCCTCGTACAGGCGCCGGTAGACACCGTTGCGGCGCTTGATCAGCATGGCCGCCAGCGCGGCTGCGGTCAGCGAGCCGACGAGGACCGCGGCCTTGACGGGTCCGGTGGCCGCTGGGTCGGGGAAGGCGAGTTCGCCGATCAGCAGGGCGACGGTGAAGCCGATCCCGGCCAGTGCCGAGAGGGCGAAGACGTCGGCCCAGGCCAGTTCCGGGTTGAGGCGGGCGCGGGTGAAGCGTGCGGCCAAGTAGGTTCCGGCGAATATCCCAACCGTCTTGCCGAGGACGAGTCCGAGTACCACACCGAGCGGTTCGGGCTTGGTGAACACGTCGCTCAGTGACGCGACCGAGACGCTGACGCCGGTGGCGAAGAGCGCGAAGAGGGGGACCGCGACCCCTGCGGAGACCGGGTGCAGGAGGTGGGAGGTTCGCTCGCCGGGAGAGCGGTCCTCGTCCGCGTCGCGGGTGGTGCGCAGGATGAGACCCATCGCCACGCCCGCGACGGTGGCGTGGACGCCGCCGTTGTACATCAGCGCCCAGATCGTGAGTCCGAGCGGGGCGTACCACCACCATCCGCGGACGCGGAAGCGCTGGAGCAGGTAGAAGACGACGAGGCCGGCGAGCGCTCCACCGAGGGCCGCGAAGTTGAGGTCGCTGGTGAAGAAGACGGCGATGACGAGGATGCCGCCGAGGTCGTCGACGACGGCGAGGGTGAGCAGGAAGGCACGGAGCGCGGCGGGCAGGTGTGTGCTGAGCACCGCGAGCACGGCCAGCGCGAAGGCGATGTCGGTGGCCATGGGTACGGCCCAGCCGTCCAGGCTGCCGCCTCCCGCGGACGCGGTGATCGTGTAGAACGTGGCGGGGACGATCATGCCCGAGATGGCGGCGATGACCGGGAGTGCGGCGGTGGCGGGGGTGCGGAGCTCACCCACGACCAGTTCGCGCTTGAGTTCGATGCCGGCCACGAGGAAGAAGAGGGTGAGCAGGCCGTCGGCGGTCCAGTGCCCGACGGAGAGGTCCAGGCCGAGCGCCGGTATGCCGAAGTGGAAGTCGCGTATGCGCTCGTAGGTGTCGGCCCACGGAGTGTTCGCCCACACCAGCGCCACCACGGCCGCCCCCAGCAGGACCAGCCCGCCGACGGTCTCCGTCCTCAGGGCCTGGGCGATGGCCGTGCGCTCGGGCAGCGGCAGGAGGCCGAGGAAGGGTGAACGTTCGCGCGGCGCGGCAGCCATGAAGGAGTCCTCCGGGGATCGTCTTGCGGGCACACGAGCCCCTGACGCCGACCAGACTTCCCGGCACACCGCGCGTCGGTCACAAGCCCTTGCGGGCTGCGTGTTGACGCGTTCCTCACACCCTAACCAGCGCCGTTCCGTTCCGCCAGGTGCCATTTCACCTGCGGAAATGCAGTGGAAGGCATGACGAGCGGGCCCGTGTTCACCCAGGTGCCAGGTGAGCACGGGCCCTCCCCCAGCCTTCGGCCGGGGGTACCCCCGTCTCGCTTCGCTCGGGAGCCGGGCCGCGAGGGCGGTCAGACGGTGGTCTTCACCGACTCCTGGTCACCGTTGCCGTCGGCGATCTCGCCGGACTTGCGGGCGCGGACGAACTCCAGGAAGGAGTCGAGTTCGCGCTTGACGATCGGCGCGAGGAGGTAGAGGCCGATGATGTTGAAGACCGACAGCAGGAAGAGCGCGGAGTCGGCGAGGCTGATCAGCGAATCGAGCGACATCAGGGCGCCCACGATCACGAACAGGCTCCAGACGGCCTTGAAGACGGTCTCGCTGGTCCTGCTCTTGCCGAACAGGTGGGACCACGCCTTGAGGCCGTAGTAGCCCCAGGTCAGGATCGTGGAGAAGGCGAACAGCAGCACCGCGACGGTGAGCACGACCGGGAACCAGGGCAGTACGGTCTCGAAGGCGTCGGAGGTGATGGTGACGCCGCCGATGCTCTCGCCGGCGCGGGCCTCGCCCCAACTGGCCGGGTTGGCGATGACGATGGTCAGCGCGGTCATGGTGCAGATGACGACCGTGTCGATGAACGGCTCCAGCAGGGCGACCAGACCCTCGCTCGCGGGGTGGTTGGTCTTGACCGCGGAGTGGGCGATCGGGGCGGAGCCGAGACCGGCCTCGTTGGAGAACGCGGCCCGCTGGAAACCGATGATCAGGGCACCGATCACACCGCCCGCGACGCCATCGGCCTCGAAGGCGCCCTGCAGGATGGTCTGGAAGGCGTCCGGCACGTGGGTGACGTTGACCAGGATGACGATCAGGCAGGCCACGATGTAGATGCCGGCCATCGCGGGCACCAGCCGGCTGGTGACCGAGGCGATGGAGCGGATGCCGCCGAGCAGCACGAGACCGACCAGCGCGGAGACGATCAGGCCGAAGAGGACGGCACCGGCCGAGGAGGCCAGGAAGCCGCCCTCGCCGCCGAAGGTGGAGACGACCTGCGCGTAGCTCTGGTTGGTCTGGAACAGGTTGCCGCCGAACAGGCCGAAGAAGAGGACCATGATCGAGGCGAGGACGGCGAGCACCTTGCCGAACGTGGCGCCGCCGCTGCCGAAACGCTCCTTGAGGCCCTTGGGCAGGTAGTGCATCGGGCCGCCGGAGACGGTGCCGTCGGCGTGCACCTCGCGGTACTTCACGCCGAGGGTGACCTCGACGAACTTGGTGGCCATGCCGAGCAGGCCGCACAAGATCATCCAGAACGTGGCACCGGGGCCACCGATGGACACGGCGACGGCCACGCCGGCGATGTTGCCGAGGCCGACGGTGCCGGAGACGGCCGCGGTCAGGGCCTGGAAGTGGTTGACCTCGCCGGTCGACCCCTTCTCGTCGTACTTCCCGCGCACCACGTCGACGGCGAGTCTGAACTTGCGGAATTGGACGAACCCGAACCAGCCGGTGAAGACGAGACCCGCGACCACGAGCCAGGCGACGATCAGGGGTAGGTCGGTCCCTCCTACGGGGACTGTGTAGAAGACGACTTCCCCGAGCCATGTGGCTATGGGCTCGAAGAATCCGCTGACTGCCTCGTCGACGGACGTGGTGATGGAGTCGAGTGACACTGTGGCTACCTCGGTGGCGCGGGACCGGCGCAGAAACCTGCGCCGGAGGAAGTGCGGTCTTTGAGCGAACGCCGTTGTCCGATCGGTGACCTGGCATGACGCGTCCGAGGACTCGGAACGTCACGGCCCCTGGTCTGTCGCCGGCGCGCACGCCGACGCTCCGCGCAGCAGCGAGGGGTCATGCCGCCTGCGGAGTTGGGACGTTCTACCACGGCCTTTGCCAGATCTTTAGTGATGCAGCTCACGAATCCGGTGGTCATCGCAAAAGTGCGAGGTGGCGACATCGGACCGTTATGCGGACAGAGAAGTCCGTTCATCGGACACGTATCTCTGTGTGGCGGGCCCGTGACGCGGTACACCGGCCTACCGGTCGTCGCTCGTCTCGGCCGACACGGCGCGCCGGAGCAAACGCCCGGACCATGGAGGGCTCTGGGACGGGCGGCGACTACGCCAGCCCCAGGATCACTCGAAGGCGCTCTTCCACGCGCCGCATCTCGCTCGGATCCAGCAGGCCGAGACGCCGCCGGAGCCTTGGTTTGTCCACGGTGTGCAGGTCGGTGCAGTTCACGTATGACTCGTCGTACTTGGTCACCCCGCAGTCGGGGCCGACCGGGACATGGGTGGAGGCGGGCCCGGGTGTCCCGGTGATCACCGCAACAGTCACCGCCGACAGCGGTTCGGCAACGCGATTGACCGTGAGAACGACCACCGGATGCGGGCCGATGGGGTTGGGCAGGGCACAGCCCCAGACCTCGCCCCGCAGCGCCGGGCCGATGTTCACCATTCGGTCTCGTCCGCTGCCGCCAGCTCGTCCGCGGTCGCGGGAAGAACGCCTTCGGGAGTCGGAGCCTGGGCGCCCTGATAGAAGTCGCGGATCTCCTGAGAGGCGGCGACCTCGGTTGCCTCGCGAGAGAGCAACCGAAGCCCCTCGCGCAAGGCATCGGACAGCGAGTGCAGCTTGAGGGTTTGCATCACCTGTTGCAGGTCCTCAAGCTCGTCGGGGCGCAGCCGCACCTGGGCCACGCTCGTCGCACCGCTGTCGCCCTGCTTCGGACGGGTCGCGGTCGCGGTGCGCCTCCTGGCTGTGGTACCTGAGGCGCGGCTCTTCGGGTCGGTCTTCGAAGCCATTCCTACCTCCCTTCCTCTCGTGTATGACAAATGTCGTACATCCAGTGTCATGCTCGTGTCCCGGCTGGTCAAGCGCTCAGAATCGACGACTCAGGCGGTGGCCGGCAGGCGCTCCTCGGACCGCCGGCAGTCCCGGCAGTGTCGTCCGGGTTCCGGTGCGCGGAAGGCGCGCTCGCAGCCGTCGCAGGTCTGGAAGGGCAGCACGATCGGGCGCTCGATGGTCTCCGGGAGGGGTGGTGGGTGAGGCGCGGGCAGCGGCGTCTCCCGCAGGCGGAAGGCGAGGACGCTTGCCGGGCGGGCCCGGAAGCGGTCGGGCAGTCGTGTGGTGAGCAGTTCGGTGATCTCGCGCGCTCCGACTCCGGCCGCCAGCCACTCGGAGACGGCGGGTGCCAGCCGGGCGGCCTCGCGCGCGGACAGGACGAGGCGGGGATCGACGCGGCGCAGCGCGGACAGTACGGCGACTGCCTGCGGGTCGGCGTCGGCGAGTGGTGTCGGTTCCTCGGCCCGCTCCCGGGCGTCCGGAGCGGGAGCGGGCGCCGCCTCCGTGGTGGGCGCCGAAAGCGACGGGGCCTCCCCGGCGGCGGGCCGCCTGCGCGGCCGGGGTGGCTTCGGCGGCTCGGGCGGGCCGTCCGGTTCGTCCGGGCCATCGGTTCCGTCGCTGCCGGGGACGTCGTAGAAGTACGTCCGGGTACGGATCTGCCCGGAGGGCAGGCGCTCGCGGCGGCGCTCCAGGTACCCGGCCTCTTCCCACTCCCTGAGGGCCCGGGAGATCAGGATCTCGCCCTCGGTGAAGTGCTCGCACAGGGCGGTGATGGTCACAGGAGCGCCGTCGGGCAGGGAGAGGATGTACGCCGCGACGCCGACCGTGACCGCGCTGCCGCGTCGTTGCGCGAGGGCGTTGGCGATCACGGTGAAGTCGGCGGTGAGCCGGGTGCGGACGTGGATCACGCCGGAGGTCGGTACTCCGGCGTCGGCGCGCAGGGGCGCGTTAGACTGCGGGTCAGCCATCGGGAAGGGGTTCACTTCCAGATCGGTCAGGCCCTCGTTCGGGATGCCCGTCCCGGCCGAGGGCCGATGTCTGTGTGCGGTTGTCGCGGCGAACGTAACCGCCCGTGTCCCGCGCCTGCAAGCCGGTCACTCGGACGGGTGACGCGGGCCGTGCGGCCGGGGAGGGTGGGTGGGCGGGTGGTTCTTTCCCCCGGTTCTTTGGGGAGGACAGCGGCCTGCCGGGCCCTCGCGGACAAGGGTCCGGTGAGCCCGGAAGACGGACGGCGGCCAGGGCCCGGACGCCTCAGGGACGGTGGTGCCCGGCCTTCAACTCGCCTATGAAGGCGGCCCAGGCGGTGGCTTCGAAGCACAGCGCCGGACCGTGCGGGACCGTGCTGTCATGGACGGGACGACGGCCTCCTGGAATCCGTCGGCCACCTCCACGCAGTCGCCCCCCGCTTGATGTCGCTCGGCATGATCCGGTCCACCATGGCGGCGGTTCGCCGTACGGCACATGGAGGAGTGGGGGTATCCGCCGGCGTCGGACGCGTCGTGCGCGGTCGCCCTCGTCGTCGCCGAACTCGCCGCGAACGCCGCGCGGCACGGACGTGTGCCCGGACGTGACTTCGGCCTCCGACTCGCTCTCGACACGGCGGCGGGCCTGGTCCGCGTCGAGGTCGCGGACGCGGCCTCCGCGAAAAGGCCCGCCGCGACCCGCCTTCGTCGGCTCCTGAGGGCGAGTCGGGTCGAGGCCTGCTCGTGGTGGATGCCCTGGCTGTGCGCCAGGGTTCGGCGCCGCGTCACCCACTGGGCAAAACGGTGTGGGCGGAACTGCCCATCGTGCCGCCAACTGGCGCTGAGGAAGCATAGGCACCCAGGGAACTCCGGCACGAGGCACTGGGCGCCACGGCGACGGAGTCCGGCGCGCCCGCCGTTCCGCACCCGGACCAGCGGGTGTTCCTCGACTCCATCAGCGTCGGCGGCTTTCGCGGCATCGGCCGCAAGGCGCGTCTGCCGCTGACCGCGAAGCGCGGCGTCACCCCCGTCGTGGGGCGCAACGGCTCGGGGAAGGCCAGCTTCGCCGAGGGCGCCGAGACGGCGCTCACGGGCCGGAC
This region of Streptomyces chromofuscus genomic DNA includes:
- a CDS encoding DNA repair ATPase, which codes for MTTGLDTGTHEPLDTGTYEVLRDRLTAQAAELARRTEALNARRGEEFGSMRLELARTERLRTDDAVVPRDIVAVGDVLLFGYNAVPSRGADTGVGEALALHDRTLVRLPDDAVPGLLDDPSFVREFAALHRYYRQARLLQLRLVEGKVLAVFQTGEKTDDIRVLRWSLSGDGRATFLDARGDRDHVLPPSHDVDWTPATRDDHVLGRHPHVSVDGEVFVSTVGGTLTVKTDDDTETAEGMYSEPVDEPLQSLADADIAHARVGALILLRIRPYKEDTDRHLVYNTRTGAVVRLDDIGRGCRRLPDDQGIVFPGGYCLATGTYKTYERDTAELEFEREIRSPNGEDVLYAFHARAEGRSLLLPYNTIRKEMAAPLSCHGWALLDDGALVVLRADGGEPQRVHPAQLWHSPYVSDTHAAAQPVGTGPLGRVGNADLVRGISDCLSITGAVADTTPTREMYEALVAACVRTADTHHWLTDPQLGDLQTPLAQVRATAEQVLAEFETVQALTRQAADALDEAAARVAAVVRGLRGQAPRGAAAWVTGLTELRQAQGHLLTLKEMRYADTARIDALASDTEADLTVFGQRAVAHLAREDAFADHHTDVERLIEDTEAVATVAETGSMMARLDELAEGMSAVTEVVAGLDIGDATVRTAVLERIAEVLGGVNRARAILETRRRSLLDQESRAGFAAELAVLGQAVAGALAAAGSPDACDEQLARLLAQVESLQSRFAEFDDFLDVLADKRDGIHEAFSTRKQTLADTRARQAERLADSAARVLATVARRAATQTDADAVTAYFTSDPMPAKVRRIADELRDLGDQVRAEELDGRLKAARQEALRTLRDRTELYSDDGRALHLGHHRFAVNTQPLELTLVPHGDGLAFAVTGTDYRSPVTDADFTTTRRYWDRPLPSESPEVYRAEHLAARLLDEHGPEVLAETDLPTLVRQAAETAYDEGYERGVHDHDATTILTALLRLHDEAGLLRHEPVARAGAQLFWAHGTTAAARDSWTRRAVSLARARDTFGLAPAIADLRAELAEAIGGEHAGSAAAYLFEELTTGPGGFVISAGTRTLLDKFRRTVGTSAYDDDLMALDDLAARKQLVEAWLSSYTSSTGLDVPPGDLAEAVAAELCPDLVRYESDAALTETVEGLLGTHPRITGGTLTVRVDELLARTRHFHLHELPAHRAYQRHRTALVAAERTRIRLDEYRPRVMSAFVRSKVIDEVYLPLIGDNLAKQLGTTGESRRTDTGGLLLLISPPGYGKTTLMEYVADRLGLLLVKVDGPALGHAVTSLDPAEAPNATARQEVEKINFALEAGNNTLLYLDDIQHTSPELLQKFIPLCDTTRRMEGVRDGEPRTYDLRGKRFAVCMAGNPYTESGSHFRVPDMLANRADVWNLGDVLTGREDAFALSFIENALTSNPVLAPLAGRERTDLDLLLRLAEGDGSSRADRLTHPYAPAELERILAVLRHLLTARQTVLAVNAAYIASAAQSDATRTEPPIQLQGSYRNMNKIAQRIQPVMNDTELAALIDDHYTAEAQTLTSGAEANLLKLGELRGTLTAHQASRWAEVKAAYVRSQALGGPEDAPLSRAVAALGLLADRIAAIETAIDRAADPRHVSANSQARHAAGRQDH
- the nhaA gene encoding Na+/H+ antiporter NhaA — protein: MAAAPRERSPFLGLLPLPERTAIAQALRTETVGGLVLLGAAVVALVWANTPWADTYERIRDFHFGIPALGLDLSVGHWTADGLLTLFFLVAGIELKRELVVGELRTPATAALPVIAAISGMIVPATFYTITASAGGGSLDGWAVPMATDIAFALAVLAVLSTHLPAALRAFLLTLAVVDDLGGILVIAVFFTSDLNFAALGGALAGLVVFYLLQRFRVRGWWWYAPLGLTIWALMYNGGVHATVAGVAMGLILRTTRDADEDRSPGERTSHLLHPVSAGVAVPLFALFATGVSVSVASLSDVFTKPEPLGVVLGLVLGKTVGIFAGTYLAARFTRARLNPELAWADVFALSALAGIGFTVALLIGELAFPDPAATGPVKAAVLVGSLTAAALAAMLIKRRNGVYRRLYEEENRDDDHDGIPDVYQVDATTER
- a CDS encoding alanine/glycine:cation symporter family protein, producing the protein MSLDSITTSVDEAVSGFFEPIATWLGEVVFYTVPVGGTDLPLIVAWLVVAGLVFTGWFGFVQFRKFRLAVDVVRGKYDEKGSTGEVNHFQALTAAVSGTVGLGNIAGVAVAVSIGGPGATFWMILCGLLGMATKFVEVTLGVKYREVHADGTVSGGPMHYLPKGLKERFGSGGATFGKVLAVLASIMVLFFGLFGGNLFQTNQSYAQVVSTFGGEGGFLASSAGAVLFGLIVSALVGLVLLGGIRSIASVTSRLVPAMAGIYIVACLIVILVNVTHVPDAFQTILQGAFEADGVAGGVIGALIIGFQRAAFSNEAGLGSAPIAHSAVKTNHPASEGLVALLEPFIDTVVICTMTALTIVIANPASWGEARAGESIGGVTITSDAFETVLPWFPVVLTVAVLLFAFSTILTWGYYGLKAWSHLFGKSRTSETVFKAVWSLFVIVGALMSLDSLISLADSALFLLSVFNIIGLYLLAPIVKRELDSFLEFVRARKSGEIADGNGDQESVKTTV
- a CDS encoding DUF397 domain-containing protein — its product is MPRGVRGEFGDDEGDRARRVRRRRIPPLLHVPYGEPPPWWTGSCRATSSGGRLRGGGRRIPGGRRPVHDSTVPHGPALCFEATAWAAFIGELKAGHHRP
- a CDS encoding type II toxin-antitoxin system PemK/MazF family toxin, encoding MVNIGPALRGEVWGCALPNPIGPHPVVVLTVNRVAEPLSAVTVAVITGTPGPASTHVPVGPDCGVTKYDESYVNCTDLHTVDKPRLRRRLGLLDPSEMRRVEERLRVILGLA